From one Amycolatopsis sp. FDAARGOS 1241 genomic stretch:
- a CDS encoding LuxR family transcriptional regulator, producing the protein MFTGRRDECATLDQLIGALRAGESRALLVRGEPGVGKTALLDQLAERATGCRITRAAGVQSEMELAFAGLHQLCLPMLGRAGRLPVPQRGALLTAFGLSSGPAPDRFLIGLGVLGLLSDAAEERPLLCLIDDQQWLDRASKEVLAFVARRLDAESVGMVFGVRDPGQELCGLPELVVGGLPDADARELLASVLPAPLDTRIRDQIVAETRGNPLALIEIPRGSMPTELAGGFGLPTVVLPSGGVEERLRRRMGKLPAETHRLLLLAAADPTGDPALVWRAAACLGIAPEAAGPAVEADLAEFDVRVRFRHPLVRSIAYQSGSLPQRREVHRALVAATDQDFDPDRRAWHRAQAAAGPDEDVAAELERSAGRARTRGGAAAAAAFLWRSVTLTVDPVRRAGRALAAAQAEAKAGAFDVAVDLLALAEAGPLDDLQQAHCELLRAQLAFATNRGRDAPPLLLTAARRLETIDADLSGETYLQALSAAMFAGRLAEPAGDSKAVAGAVKTAPRRVRAHRARDLLLDSLAGLFTQGYEASLPSLRRAVAAFGAGLPAEEQLPALWLVCVAALQVWDDERWDALSRRYVDLARETGALSELPLALSMRAHFLLFAGELPAAASMVGEVAAAAEATGCRLAPYGAMTLAALRGNPAEALPLIEAATTDLQPRGEGIGISAAELATALLCNGLGHYEEARTAAGPAAAHSLDLGISNWATVELVEAAERSGEHDVALDAHRRLAEVAEAAGTDWALGVAARAGALLADGAGADRLYQESITRLGRTRMRTELARAHLLYGEWLRRERRRLEARRQLRIAHEMLETMGMAAFAERAGRELAATGETARKRTVPVTNVLTAQETQIARLARDGLSNPEIGSRLYISSRTVQYHLRKVFSKLGISSRRQLDQVLH; encoded by the coding sequence ATGTTCACGGGCCGCCGCGACGAATGTGCCACACTCGACCAGCTCATCGGAGCTCTCCGGGCGGGTGAAAGCCGTGCGCTGCTCGTGCGAGGCGAACCGGGCGTCGGCAAGACCGCGCTACTGGACCAGCTCGCGGAGCGAGCGACGGGTTGCCGCATCACGCGGGCGGCGGGGGTTCAGTCCGAGATGGAGCTGGCGTTCGCCGGGTTGCACCAGTTGTGCCTGCCGATGCTGGGACGGGCGGGTCGGCTGCCGGTACCGCAGCGCGGGGCGCTGCTGACGGCGTTCGGGCTGAGTTCGGGGCCGGCGCCGGACCGGTTCCTGATCGGCCTCGGGGTGCTGGGCTTGCTGTCCGACGCCGCCGAGGAACGGCCGTTGCTGTGCCTGATCGACGACCAGCAGTGGCTCGACCGCGCTTCGAAGGAGGTGCTGGCGTTCGTCGCCCGGCGACTCGACGCGGAGTCGGTCGGCATGGTCTTCGGCGTGCGTGATCCCGGGCAGGAGCTCTGCGGGCTGCCGGAGCTGGTGGTCGGCGGCCTGCCGGACGCGGACGCCCGGGAGCTGCTGGCCTCGGTGTTGCCCGCGCCGCTGGACACGCGGATCCGAGACCAGATCGTGGCGGAGACCCGGGGCAATCCGCTGGCGCTGATCGAGATTCCGCGCGGATCGATGCCGACGGAGCTCGCGGGCGGATTCGGGCTGCCCACTGTGGTGCTGCCCTCCGGCGGCGTCGAAGAACGCCTGCGCCGCCGGATGGGCAAGCTGCCGGCCGAGACCCACCGCCTGCTGCTGCTCGCGGCGGCCGACCCGACCGGCGACCCGGCACTGGTGTGGCGGGCGGCGGCGTGCCTCGGCATCGCACCGGAGGCGGCGGGGCCCGCGGTCGAAGCCGACCTGGCCGAATTCGACGTCCGGGTGCGGTTCCGGCATCCCTTGGTGCGTTCGATCGCGTACCAGTCGGGCTCGCTCCCGCAGCGCAGGGAAGTCCACCGTGCGCTGGTGGCGGCAACCGACCAGGATTTCGACCCGGATCGCCGGGCCTGGCACAGGGCGCAGGCCGCCGCCGGCCCGGACGAGGATGTCGCCGCGGAGCTGGAGCGCTCCGCCGGCCGGGCGCGGACGCGGGGCGGCGCGGCCGCGGCGGCCGCGTTCTTGTGGCGGTCGGTGACGTTGACCGTCGATCCGGTCCGGCGAGCCGGCCGGGCGCTGGCCGCCGCGCAGGCCGAGGCGAAGGCCGGGGCGTTCGACGTCGCTGTGGACCTGCTGGCACTGGCGGAGGCGGGGCCGCTCGACGACCTGCAGCAAGCTCACTGCGAGCTGCTCCGGGCCCAGCTCGCGTTCGCCACCAACCGCGGGCGGGACGCGCCACCGCTGCTTCTGACCGCGGCCCGGCGGCTCGAGACGATCGATGCCGACCTGTCCGGCGAGACCTACCTGCAGGCGCTGTCGGCGGCGATGTTCGCCGGCCGCCTGGCCGAACCCGCCGGGGATTCGAAGGCGGTGGCCGGCGCCGTCAAAACGGCGCCGCGGCGGGTGCGCGCACACAGGGCGCGCGACCTGCTCCTCGACAGCCTGGCCGGGCTGTTCACGCAGGGGTACGAGGCGAGCCTGCCGTCGCTGCGCCGCGCCGTCGCCGCGTTCGGCGCCGGGCTGCCGGCGGAGGAGCAGCTGCCGGCCCTCTGGCTGGTGTGTGTCGCCGCCCTCCAGGTGTGGGACGACGAGCGGTGGGACGCGCTGTCCCGGCGCTACGTCGACCTCGCGCGGGAGACCGGCGCGCTCAGCGAACTCCCGCTCGCCCTCAGCATGCGTGCCCACTTCCTCCTGTTCGCCGGCGAGCTGCCCGCCGCCGCGTCGATGGTCGGCGAAGTCGCGGCCGCGGCGGAGGCGACGGGCTGCCGGCTCGCGCCGTACGGTGCGATGACCCTGGCCGCGCTGCGCGGCAATCCCGCCGAGGCGCTTCCCCTGATCGAAGCCGCCACCACCGACTTGCAGCCACGCGGGGAAGGCATCGGGATCTCCGCGGCCGAGTTGGCGACCGCGCTGCTGTGCAACGGTCTCGGCCACTACGAGGAGGCGAGGACCGCCGCGGGGCCGGCAGCCGCACATTCGCTGGACCTCGGCATCTCGAACTGGGCCACCGTCGAGCTCGTCGAAGCGGCCGAACGCAGCGGTGAGCACGACGTGGCGCTCGACGCGCATCGCCGGCTCGCCGAGGTCGCCGAAGCCGCCGGCACCGACTGGGCGCTGGGAGTGGCGGCCCGCGCGGGTGCGCTGCTGGCGGACGGAGCGGGCGCCGACCGTCTCTACCAAGAGTCGATCACGCGCCTCGGGCGCACGCGGATGCGCACCGAGCTGGCCCGGGCCCACCTCCTCTACGGCGAGTGGCTGCGCCGGGAGCGCCGCCGCTTGGAAGCTCGCCGGCAGCTGCGCATCGCCCACGAGATGCTGGAGACCATGGGGATGGCGGCGTTCGCGGAACGGGCCGGCCGGGAGCTGGCGGCGACCGGCGAGACCGCTCGCAAACGGACCGTCCCGGTCACGAACGTGCTGACCGCCCAGGAGACCCAGATCGCCCGGCTGGCCCGCGACGGGCTGTCGAACCCGGAGATCGGCTCACGCCTCTACATCAGCTCCCGCACGGTCCAGTACCACCTGCGCAAGGTGTTCAGCAAGCTCGGCATCAGCTCGCGCCGGCAGCTCGACCAGGTCCTGCACTAG
- a CDS encoding alpha/beta fold hydrolase, translating to MPFVIVGRENSADIRVHYADHGSGQPVVLIHGYPLDGNSWERQERALLAAGYRVITYDRRGFGKSSHPTTGYDYDTFAADLNTLLEQLELTGLVLGGFSMGTGEVTRYLSRYGSARVAKAVMFGAIPPFLLKTSDNPLGVDESVFDAIKEMVARDRYTWFEQFLNDFYNVDELAPARISKLAWQASFTVAAGASAYASYACVDTWLTDFRTDLPKIDVPTLVVHGTQDRILPYEATAKRLPGLIDDLTLVAVDGGPHNVGWTHPDEVNSALLDFLASRPAAAA from the coding sequence ATGCCGTTCGTCATTGTCGGCAGAGAGAACAGCGCCGACATCAGGGTCCACTACGCCGACCACGGCAGCGGCCAGCCGGTGGTGCTGATCCACGGTTATCCGCTCGACGGGAACTCGTGGGAGCGGCAGGAACGGGCGCTGCTCGCGGCCGGCTACCGCGTCATCACCTACGACCGCCGCGGGTTCGGCAAATCCAGCCACCCCACCACCGGCTACGACTACGACACGTTCGCCGCCGACCTCAACACGCTGCTGGAGCAGCTCGAGCTGACCGGCCTCGTGCTGGGCGGCTTCTCGATGGGCACCGGTGAGGTGACCCGCTACCTGAGCCGGTACGGCTCCGCTCGGGTCGCGAAGGCGGTCATGTTCGGTGCGATCCCGCCGTTCCTGCTCAAGACTTCGGACAACCCCCTGGGCGTGGACGAATCCGTGTTCGACGCCATCAAGGAGATGGTGGCCCGCGACCGCTACACCTGGTTCGAGCAGTTCCTCAACGACTTCTACAACGTCGACGAGCTCGCCCCCGCGCGGATCAGCAAGCTCGCCTGGCAGGCCTCTTTCACCGTGGCCGCCGGCGCTTCCGCTTACGCCAGCTACGCGTGCGTCGACACGTGGCTGACCGACTTCCGCACCGACCTGCCCAAGATCGACGTACCGACCCTGGTGGTGCACGGCACCCAGGACCGGATCCTGCCCTACGAGGCGACCGCGAAACGGCTGCCCGGATTGATCGACGACCTGACGCTCGTCGCCGTCGACGGTGGGCCGCACAACGTCGGCTGGACCCACCCCGACGAGGTCAACAGCGCACTGCTGGACTTCCTCGCCAGCCGCCCCGCAGCCGCTGCGTGA
- a CDS encoding methylenetetrahydrofolate reductase, which produces MVDRSDSTALRTLLTDAESGVLLFGITPPRLSAAPERIREITAATLARLDFLDVDGLALYDIDDESDRNPAERPFPYLPTIDPATYHAEYLAGWNRPAVVYRCVGKYTEAQLRSWLRTADPDRVLTVFVGASSKDKAVRTGLAEAQALHRDVRPDLLLGGVAITERPEEHLRLITKQQAGCAYFISQVIYSADAAKSMASDYYYTCRERQLEPKPVLFTLSVCGSVKTLAFLKWLGVHVPRWLENSLRHADDTLAESYEHCLTNARDLIAFCRKLGLPFGFLVESVSIRKAEIEASVALAGELSGLLGRGKPSA; this is translated from the coding sequence ATGGTGGACCGCAGCGACAGCACAGCTCTCCGGACCTTGCTGACCGACGCCGAGAGCGGCGTCCTTCTGTTCGGCATCACGCCGCCCCGCCTGAGCGCCGCTCCCGAGCGGATCCGGGAAATCACCGCGGCCACGTTGGCGCGCTTGGACTTCCTCGATGTGGATGGTCTGGCGCTGTACGACATCGACGATGAAAGTGATCGCAATCCGGCGGAGCGGCCGTTTCCCTACCTGCCGACCATCGATCCCGCCACCTACCACGCGGAGTACCTCGCCGGGTGGAACCGTCCGGCGGTCGTCTACCGGTGCGTCGGCAAGTACACCGAGGCACAGCTGCGGAGCTGGCTGCGGACTGCTGACCCGGACCGCGTGCTCACCGTCTTCGTCGGCGCGTCTTCGAAGGACAAGGCGGTGCGGACCGGCCTGGCCGAAGCGCAGGCTCTGCACCGGGACGTCCGTCCGGATCTGCTGCTCGGCGGCGTCGCCATCACCGAACGCCCCGAAGAGCACCTGCGCCTGATCACCAAACAGCAGGCGGGCTGCGCGTACTTCATTTCACAGGTGATCTACAGCGCTGACGCGGCGAAGAGCATGGCATCCGACTACTACTACACCTGCCGCGAGCGACAACTCGAGCCGAAGCCCGTCCTCTTCACGCTCTCGGTCTGCGGCTCGGTGAAGACGCTGGCGTTCCTCAAGTGGCTCGGCGTCCACGTCCCCCGCTGGCTGGAGAACTCCCTGCGCCATGCCGACGACACGCTGGCCGAGTCGTACGAGCACTGCTTGACGAACGCCCGGGACCTGATCGCCTTCTGCCGCAAGCTCGGCCTGCCGTTCGGCTTCCTGGTGGAGAGCGTGTCCATCCGCAAAGCCGAAATCGAGGCCTCGGTCGCCCTCGCCGGTGAGCTGAGCGGACTGCTCGGCCGGGGCAAACCATCCGCGTGA